From the genome of Candidatus Eisenbacteria bacterium, one region includes:
- the waaF gene encoding lipopolysaccharide heptosyltransferase II produces the protein MTGRGDGPLLLRIPNWLGDLVLAMPVIEAAAAGPLIALGPEPFGELLEPRYPSLRYLPVSRGRRWAQAGAIRALRPSRALLLTESLSSAILAWLARVPVRVGYAAEGRSLFLTRAVPRAGPARSTARVHEYQVLAEAAGLAVGDATPRLAPTPSETDRARALLRESGLSEGTLFAVIAPGASYGPTKQWGPERFATVAASLDARGIRCVLVGASADRDVSDRLRRAADAPRHLVDLTGRTSLGELVGVLAASTVVVSNDSGVMHVAAALGRPTVAIFGSTSPVWTSADAPTVVNLYAAYPCSPCFRRTCPIGYGCLHAIATEDVIEAAARMVPRSSIRG, from the coding sequence ATGACCGGTCGCGGGGACGGGCCCCTTCTCCTCCGCATTCCGAACTGGCTCGGCGATCTCGTCCTCGCCATGCCCGTGATCGAGGCCGCGGCCGCAGGCCCGCTGATCGCCCTCGGGCCGGAGCCCTTCGGCGAGCTCCTCGAACCGCGCTACCCGTCGCTACGCTACCTGCCGGTCTCGCGCGGCCGGCGCTGGGCTCAGGCCGGCGCCATCCGCGCGCTTCGTCCCTCGCGCGCGCTCCTCCTCACCGAGTCCCTCTCGTCCGCGATCCTCGCCTGGCTCGCCCGCGTTCCGGTTCGCGTCGGCTACGCGGCCGAGGGCCGATCCCTGTTCCTGACCCGCGCGGTGCCTCGAGCCGGACCCGCCCGCTCCACCGCCCGTGTCCACGAGTACCAGGTGCTCGCGGAAGCGGCCGGACTGGCCGTGGGAGACGCAACGCCACGGCTCGCGCCCACTCCGTCCGAGACGGACCGGGCTCGAGCCCTGCTACGGGAATCGGGACTCTCGGAAGGAACCCTCTTCGCGGTGATCGCTCCAGGCGCGAGCTACGGTCCCACGAAGCAGTGGGGTCCGGAGCGCTTCGCGACCGTCGCCGCCTCGCTCGACGCCCGGGGAATCCGCTGCGTCCTCGTCGGCGCCTCCGCGGATCGGGACGTCTCGGACCGCCTGCGTCGAGCCGCGGACGCACCGCGCCATCTGGTCGACCTGACCGGCCGAACGAGCCTCGGAGAGCTGGTCGGGGTGCTGGCAGCGTCGACGGTCGTCGTCTCGAACGACTCCGGCGTGATGCACGTCGCCGCCGCTCTCGGAAGGCCCACCGTGGCGATCTTCGGGTCCACGAGCCCCGTCTGGACTTCCGCCGACGCGCCTACCGTCGTGAATCTCTATGCCGCCTATCCCTGCTCTCCCTGCTTCCGGCGCACGTGTCCGATCGGATATGGCTGCCTTCACGCGATCGCGACCGAGGATGTGATCGAGGCCGCCGCGAGGATGGTGCCGCGCAGCTCGATTCGGGGGTAG
- the tdh gene encoding L-threonine 3-dehydrogenase, translating into MSVQTKEPPVKQETMWAIQKASPAPGLTRIQAPIPTVGPKDVRIRVTAFAICGTDLHIVEWDRWAESRIKPPLIPGHEFTGVVESVGTEVTLVKPGDRVTGETHLYCGLCYACRRGLPHLCENVRILGVDRQGAFADFVVIPEQNVWKLHPSIPEEIAAVHDPLGNAVHCALAGPVAGLRFAVFGCGPIGCFAVGVLKASGASWVAAVDKNPMRLELAERMGADLLLNVEKDAVVPAIRSATEGRGVDAMLEMSGSPGAFREGFEALANGGRVALLGIPSKPIEIDVAREIIFRGATVQGINGRWIYDTWYRMEALLLSGALDIRPVITHTFGWEEFDRAVELQRSGKAGKIVLKRDHA; encoded by the coding sequence GTGTCCGTCCAGACCAAGGAGCCGCCGGTGAAGCAGGAGACGATGTGGGCGATCCAGAAGGCCTCGCCCGCCCCCGGGCTGACGCGGATCCAGGCGCCCATTCCCACGGTGGGGCCCAAGGACGTCCGGATCCGCGTCACCGCGTTCGCGATCTGCGGGACGGACCTCCACATCGTCGAATGGGACCGCTGGGCCGAGTCGCGCATCAAGCCGCCGCTCATCCCGGGACACGAGTTCACCGGGGTCGTGGAGTCGGTCGGGACCGAGGTCACGCTCGTGAAGCCGGGCGATCGCGTCACGGGCGAGACCCACCTCTACTGCGGCCTCTGCTACGCGTGCCGGCGCGGGCTGCCGCACCTCTGCGAGAACGTGCGGATTCTCGGCGTGGACCGTCAGGGAGCCTTCGCCGACTTCGTGGTGATTCCGGAGCAGAACGTGTGGAAGCTCCACCCCAGCATCCCCGAGGAGATCGCCGCCGTGCACGACCCGCTCGGGAACGCGGTGCACTGCGCGCTCGCGGGCCCGGTCGCCGGGCTCCGGTTCGCGGTCTTCGGATGCGGTCCCATCGGGTGCTTCGCGGTCGGCGTGCTGAAGGCCTCGGGCGCCTCGTGGGTCGCGGCCGTGGACAAGAACCCGATGCGCCTCGAGCTGGCCGAGCGCATGGGGGCGGACCTCCTCTTGAACGTCGAGAAGGACGCGGTGGTGCCCGCGATCCGCTCCGCCACCGAGGGGCGCGGCGTGGACGCGATGCTCGAGATGTCCGGCAGCCCCGGCGCCTTCCGCGAGGGGTTCGAGGCCCTCGCGAACGGAGGCCGCGTGGCGCTCCTCGGGATTCCGTCCAAGCCGATCGAGATCGACGTCGCGCGCGAGATCATCTTCCGCGGCGCGACGGTGCAGGGGATCAACGGCCGCTGGATCTACGACACGTGGTACCGCATGGAGGCGCTCCTCCTCTCGGGCGCGCTCGACATCCGGCCGGTGATCACCCACACGTTCGGATGGGAGGAGTTCGATCGTGCGGTCGAGCTGCAGCGCTCCGGGAAGGCGGGCAAGATCGTGCTGAAGAGGGACCACGCGTGA
- the nadB gene encoding L-aspartate oxidase, protein MTPRPKRSRTTSRLEADVLVIGSGIAGLSVALHAAQFGRVLIATKVDALESNTNYAQGGIAAALGADDDLALHERDTLACGDGLSDPEAVHVLVEEGPTEVMRLVSLGVTFDKNPEAAGSLALGREGGHSRRRIVHAKDRTGHAVERVLLDQARSHPKIKILENHVAVDLILDSKHLRGRRVPTSRDRVWGAYLLDRATGEIAPAAARATVLATGGCGKVYLYTTNPDIATGDGLAAGFRAGAPVANLEFMQFHPTCLYHPEAKSFLISEAVRGEGAKLLTTDGKPFMHRYHRLRDLAPRDTVARAIDFEMKRRGDKFVLLDLARLGRRLLRRRFPHITRRIQALGYDVFRDPIPVVPAAHYMCGGIVTDLDGQVEIPGLFACGEVACTGVHGANRLASNSLLEALVFSRRAGRAVLRQIASDPRGGVPRLPEWHENGAVTPKEQVIFDHNWDALRKLMWDYMGIVRSDERLARASAMVGALRDQTEDDYWRYRLDADLIELRNIGLVADLIVASARRRKESRGLHYNLDHPRRNDRKFRRDTVLTRQDVR, encoded by the coding sequence ATGACCCCCCGGCCCAAGCGATCCCGGACGACGAGCCGTCTCGAGGCCGACGTGCTCGTGATCGGGAGCGGCATCGCGGGCCTCTCGGTGGCGCTCCACGCGGCGCAGTTCGGCCGTGTGCTGATCGCCACGAAGGTCGACGCGCTGGAGTCGAACACGAACTACGCGCAGGGCGGCATCGCCGCCGCGCTCGGTGCCGATGACGATCTGGCGCTCCACGAGCGCGACACGCTGGCATGCGGGGACGGGCTCTCGGATCCCGAGGCGGTGCACGTGCTCGTGGAGGAGGGGCCCACCGAGGTGATGCGCCTCGTCTCCCTGGGAGTGACCTTCGACAAGAATCCGGAGGCGGCGGGGAGCCTGGCGCTCGGCCGCGAAGGCGGCCACTCCCGACGGAGGATCGTCCACGCGAAGGACCGGACCGGCCACGCGGTGGAGCGGGTGCTGCTGGACCAGGCGCGAAGCCACCCCAAGATCAAGATCCTCGAGAACCACGTCGCGGTCGACCTGATCCTCGACTCGAAGCATCTTCGCGGGCGGCGCGTTCCGACGTCCCGCGATCGCGTCTGGGGCGCCTATCTCCTGGACCGCGCCACGGGCGAGATCGCGCCCGCAGCCGCGCGCGCCACGGTGCTCGCCACCGGCGGGTGCGGCAAGGTCTACCTCTACACGACGAATCCGGACATCGCGACCGGAGACGGCCTCGCCGCGGGATTTCGCGCCGGCGCGCCGGTCGCGAACCTCGAGTTCATGCAGTTCCACCCGACGTGTCTCTACCATCCCGAGGCGAAGTCCTTCCTGATCTCGGAGGCGGTGCGCGGCGAGGGGGCGAAGCTCCTCACGACCGACGGGAAACCGTTCATGCACCGCTACCACCGCTTGCGCGATCTCGCCCCTCGCGACACGGTGGCGCGAGCGATCGACTTCGAGATGAAGCGCCGGGGGGACAAGTTCGTGCTCCTGGACCTGGCGCGGCTCGGGAGACGGCTCCTGAGGCGCCGCTTCCCCCACATCACCCGCCGGATCCAGGCCCTCGGATACGACGTCTTCCGCGATCCGATTCCGGTCGTTCCGGCCGCGCACTACATGTGCGGCGGGATCGTGACGGACCTGGACGGGCAGGTGGAGATCCCGGGCCTCTTCGCGTGCGGCGAGGTCGCGTGCACCGGAGTCCACGGCGCCAACCGGCTCGCCTCCAATTCGCTCCTGGAGGCGCTCGTCTTCTCGCGCCGGGCGGGGAGGGCCGTGCTCCGGCAGATCGCGTCGGACCCGAGGGGCGGTGTTCCGCGTCTCCCGGAATGGCATGAGAACGGGGCGGTTACGCCCAAGGAGCAGGTGATCTTCGACCACAATTGGGATGCGCTCCGGAAGCTGATGTGGGACTATATGGGCATCGTCCGCAGCGACGAGCGCCTCGCCCGGGCATCCGCCATGGTGGGGGCGCTACGAGACCAGACCGAAGACGACTACTGGCGGTACCGCCTCGACGCGGATCTGATCGAGCTGCGCAACATCGGCTTGGTGGCGGATCTCATCGTGGCGAGCGCTCGGCGGCGGAAGGAGTCGCGCGGACTCCATTACAATCTGGACCATCCGCGCAGGAACGACCGGAAGTTCCGTCGCGACACGGTTCTCACCCGGCAGGATGTGCGCTGA
- a CDS encoding glycosyltransferase family 9 protein: protein MPHRAAVVVRFSSLGDVLLAAHVPSFLRRVEPGRRVVFVTKERHADVLRGHPDVERVIALRDGAGGWRALTDSARTLGDVDLYDLHGTLRSWRLGAALGSRARVIRASKHGLRRRLMVVAKSLRPEPLPPVLRTYRALAGASPADPLRPWLREALEETERDRAAALAARTGGKPFVVFGVGARWPTKRWPARHFVALGTALERQHGLAAFYATDPGDEGGIAELASLLGERRDRVLPIPFRDLAALASGAAAIVSNDSAVLHLGPALGVPALGLFGSTVPAFGFARQGARDAVAEISLPCRPCDVHGRERCPLGHHACMERLTPEIALAALRPLLGSGAA, encoded by the coding sequence ATGCCGCACCGCGCGGCCGTCGTGGTCCGGTTCTCATCGCTCGGCGACGTGCTCCTCGCGGCCCACGTTCCCTCGTTCCTGCGCCGCGTCGAGCCCGGGAGGCGCGTGGTCTTCGTCACGAAGGAGCGCCACGCCGACGTTCTGAGGGGACATCCCGATGTCGAGCGCGTGATCGCCCTGCGCGACGGCGCGGGCGGCTGGCGCGCGCTCACCGACTCCGCGCGGACGCTCGGCGACGTGGACCTCTACGATCTCCACGGGACGCTCCGCTCGTGGCGGCTCGGCGCCGCGCTGGGGAGCCGCGCCCGCGTGATCCGCGCGTCGAAGCACGGACTCAGGCGCCGGCTCATGGTGGTCGCGAAGTCGCTCCGGCCGGAGCCGCTGCCTCCGGTTCTCCGCACCTATCGCGCGCTCGCCGGCGCGTCCCCCGCGGATCCGCTCCGGCCGTGGCTCCGGGAGGCGCTCGAGGAGACCGAGCGTGATCGCGCGGCCGCGCTCGCCGCGCGCACGGGCGGGAAGCCCTTCGTCGTCTTCGGCGTGGGCGCGCGATGGCCGACGAAGCGGTGGCCCGCGCGCCACTTCGTCGCGCTGGGGACCGCGCTCGAGCGCCAGCACGGCTTGGCGGCGTTCTACGCCACGGATCCTGGGGACGAGGGCGGGATCGCGGAGCTCGCCTCCCTCCTCGGCGAGAGGAGGGATCGCGTCCTCCCGATTCCGTTCCGTGACCTCGCGGCGCTCGCGTCCGGGGCCGCGGCCATCGTGTCGAACGACTCCGCCGTCCTCCACCTGGGTCCCGCACTGGGCGTGCCGGCACTCGGTCTCTTCGGCAGCACCGTGCCCGCGTTCGGATTCGCCCGGCAGGGCGCGCGAGACGCGGTCGCGGAGATCTCGCTTCCGTGCCGTCCCTGCGACGTGCACGGACGCGAGCGGTGCCCGCTCGGACATCACGCCTGCATGGAACGGCTCACGCCGGAGATCGCGCTGGCGGCGCTCCGGCCCCTGCTCGGCTCGGGTGCCGCATGA
- a CDS encoding D-2-hydroxyacid dehydrogenase produces the protein MTRVLLVDPHPERMASAVEEFVGESIPWASIEDRSLADIRIWFCAAPPPGKFLSLPSLEWIHTGWAGVEGWMRRPEWREGVTLTRTVGDYPERMSEYVFGYLLAQELGVVRAIREMESRSWKRWTPGSIAGMRLLVVGHGAIGCRIADVGRAFGMNVAAVRRGPVTAADKREGIYAVGDVARLLPVTDVVVNVLPLTRETESFWNGDRFSRMREGSVFVNISRGGTVDEGALHEGVLRGRPGRAILDVFREEPLPPDHPFRGLDEIWVTPHVAGVGTVEALAREFGANWMQWRLGKPLRNAVDRERGY, from the coding sequence ATGACGCGCGTGCTCCTCGTGGACCCGCATCCGGAGCGGATGGCGTCCGCGGTCGAGGAATTCGTGGGCGAATCGATCCCCTGGGCGTCGATCGAGGATCGGTCGCTCGCGGACATCCGCATCTGGTTCTGCGCGGCTCCGCCGCCGGGAAAGTTCCTGAGCCTTCCGTCGCTCGAGTGGATCCACACCGGCTGGGCCGGGGTGGAGGGCTGGATGCGCCGTCCGGAGTGGAGGGAAGGCGTCACGCTCACGCGCACGGTGGGGGACTACCCGGAGCGCATGTCCGAGTACGTCTTCGGCTATCTGCTCGCTCAGGAGCTGGGCGTGGTCCGCGCGATCCGCGAGATGGAATCGCGCTCCTGGAAACGGTGGACTCCCGGCTCGATCGCCGGGATGCGACTCCTGGTCGTGGGCCACGGCGCGATCGGATGCCGGATCGCCGACGTGGGCCGAGCGTTCGGCATGAACGTGGCCGCCGTGCGGCGTGGTCCGGTGACGGCGGCCGACAAGCGCGAGGGAATCTACGCCGTCGGAGACGTGGCCCGTCTCCTGCCGGTCACGGACGTCGTGGTGAACGTGCTCCCGCTCACCCGCGAGACGGAATCCTTCTGGAACGGCGACCGCTTCTCGCGGATGCGCGAGGGCTCCGTGTTCGTGAACATCTCGCGCGGGGGGACCGTGGACGAGGGAGCGCTCCACGAGGGCGTGCTGCGGGGCCGCCCGGGACGCGCCATCCTCGACGTCTTTCGCGAGGAGCCGCTCCCGCCGGACCATCCGTTCCGAGGACTCGACGAGATCTGGGTGACGCCTCACGTCGCGGGTGTCGGAACGGTGGAGGCGCTCGCCAGGGAGTTCGGCGCGAACTGGATGCAGTGGCGCCTGGGGAAGCCCTTGCGGAACGCCGTGGACCGGGAGCGGGGGTACTGA
- a CDS encoding DUF4388 domain-containing protein → MALQGNLDDFSLPEILQLIAVQQKSGVLKLTAGDDVAVIFFETGKIVSTRDRRRNAKDPLKPFLVRTGHLTEGQMKQIETIEAESRRELTDVLLSGSYLTSDDLAHAVEQQIQDTLHQLLTWKTGHYHFSGDARTVPKFAVNVRLNTEGLLMESMRRIDEFARYRETFTSPAMVLRPKPLASPPHELAPQTQRVLALVDGLRPLRDIVAQAKLVEFEVYEALHHLLDLGVIEISLSAAPLPKVTPIAPERPPADAVPATPAVVVLGIMAAVLAGSLAIGVFVSPAFLARVERATPVAEPSATEIATVDEASRVGLALETYRRVRGAYPPDLQTLGKDGFLPGRVARSAAERYVYQSDGATYSRVLR, encoded by the coding sequence ATGGCGCTGCAAGGCAACCTCGACGACTTCAGCCTTCCGGAAATCCTCCAGCTCATCGCCGTCCAGCAGAAGTCCGGGGTGCTGAAGCTCACGGCGGGAGACGACGTCGCGGTGATCTTCTTCGAGACCGGGAAGATCGTGTCCACGCGGGACCGCCGGCGGAACGCGAAGGATCCGCTCAAGCCGTTCCTCGTCCGGACGGGCCACCTCACCGAAGGGCAGATGAAGCAGATCGAGACGATCGAGGCAGAGAGCCGGCGGGAGCTGACCGACGTCCTGCTCTCGGGTTCCTACCTGACGAGCGACGATCTCGCGCACGCCGTCGAGCAGCAGATCCAGGACACGCTGCACCAGCTCCTGACCTGGAAGACGGGCCATTACCACTTCTCCGGCGACGCCCGAACGGTGCCCAAGTTCGCCGTGAACGTCCGGCTCAACACCGAAGGGCTCCTCATGGAGAGCATGCGCCGGATCGACGAGTTCGCGCGCTACCGGGAGACCTTCACGTCGCCGGCGATGGTGCTGCGGCCGAAGCCGCTGGCCTCCCCGCCGCACGAGCTCGCGCCCCAGACGCAGCGGGTGCTCGCGCTCGTGGACGGGCTCCGTCCCCTCCGGGACATCGTGGCGCAGGCGAAGCTCGTCGAGTTCGAGGTCTACGAGGCGCTCCACCACCTGCTCGACCTGGGCGTGATCGAGATCTCGCTCAGCGCGGCGCCGCTCCCCAAGGTGACGCCGATCGCCCCGGAGCGTCCCCCGGCCGACGCGGTCCCGGCCACGCCCGCCGTCGTCGTGCTCGGCATCATGGCCGCGGTTCTCGCGGGCTCGCTCGCGATCGGGGTGTTCGTGTCGCCCGCGTTCCTGGCACGTGTGGAGCGCGCGACGCCCGTGGCCGAGCCGTCCGCCACGGAGATCGCGACCGTCGACGAGGCCTCTCGCGTGGGACTGGCGCTCGAGACCTACCGGCGCGTGCGCGGGGCCTATCCGCCGGATCTCCAGACGCTGGGCAAGGACGGCTTCCTTCCCGGACGCGTCGCCCGTTCCGCGGCGGAGCGATACGTGTACCAGAGCGACGGCGCGACGTACTCGCGGGTTCTGCGCTAG
- a CDS encoding Minf_1886 family protein — protein MAIDYETALLDLATKHGRYRPNAYRFTLDAVSHTVTRLSELRHVNGKEVLMGIRELAVSRYGPMAKTVFEQWGIRRTEDFGEIVFQLVDEGLLGKTESDRKSDFASGYDFDEAFVRGYDWLDRIVSKRSWVIE, from the coding sequence ATGGCGATCGACTACGAAACCGCGCTCCTCGACCTCGCAACGAAGCACGGCCGCTACCGGCCGAACGCCTACCGCTTCACGCTGGACGCCGTGAGCCACACGGTCACGCGCCTGAGCGAGCTCCGTCACGTCAACGGCAAGGAAGTTCTCATGGGGATCCGCGAGCTGGCGGTGTCCCGGTACGGCCCCATGGCGAAGACCGTGTTCGAGCAGTGGGGGATCCGCCGGACCGAGGACTTCGGCGAGATCGTCTTCCAACTCGTCGACGAGGGGCTGCTCGGGAAGACCGAGTCGGACCGGAAGAGCGACTTCGCGAGCGGCTACGACTTCGACGAAGCCTTCGTCCGCGGGTACGACTGGCTGGATCGCATCGTGTCCAAGCGCAGCTGGGTCATCGAGTAG
- a CDS encoding glycine C-acetyltransferase: MSAAPNTSGATAAANPLQFLDDAMGQIRADGLYRRLRILDGEQKPESRFDGRDVINLSSNNYLGLTTHPKLRDAALRAVKELGVGSGSVRTIAGTMELHMELERKIAAFKKTEASVVFQSGFTANAGTVSAILGKEDLILSDELNHASIIDGARLSRATIKVFPHRDTAALERLLEETKSYPRRLVITDGVFSMDGDVAPMREIAALAKAHGAIMMVDDAHASGVLGRAGRGTVDHFDLHGQVDIQVGTLSKAIGVLGGYVCGSKTLIEYLYHRARPFLFSTSHPPAVAAACLAAFDVLEQEPERIERLWSNTKRFKDGLKRIGFDTGLSETPITPVMVGEADLAMRFSDRLFEKGLFAQGIGYPTVAKGKARLRTIVTATHTEEELDRALSILEDVGRGLSIIR; encoded by the coding sequence GTGAGCGCCGCCCCGAACACGTCCGGCGCGACCGCGGCCGCGAACCCGCTCCAGTTCCTCGACGACGCCATGGGGCAGATCCGGGCGGACGGGCTCTACCGCCGGCTCCGGATCCTGGACGGGGAGCAGAAGCCGGAGTCGCGCTTCGACGGCCGCGACGTCATCAATCTCTCGTCGAACAACTATCTGGGCCTCACCACGCACCCGAAGCTCCGCGACGCGGCGCTCCGCGCCGTGAAGGAGCTGGGCGTGGGCTCGGGATCGGTCCGCACGATCGCCGGGACGATGGAGCTCCACATGGAGCTCGAGCGGAAGATCGCGGCGTTCAAGAAGACCGAGGCGTCCGTGGTCTTCCAGAGCGGGTTCACCGCGAACGCCGGAACCGTGTCCGCCATCCTCGGGAAGGAAGACCTCATCCTCTCCGACGAGCTGAACCACGCGAGCATCATCGACGGCGCGCGGCTCTCGCGCGCGACGATCAAGGTCTTCCCGCACCGGGACACCGCGGCGCTGGAGCGGCTTCTCGAGGAGACGAAGTCCTATCCGCGCCGTCTCGTGATCACGGACGGCGTCTTCAGCATGGACGGGGACGTCGCGCCGATGCGCGAGATCGCGGCGCTCGCGAAGGCGCACGGCGCGATCATGATGGTCGACGACGCGCACGCGAGCGGCGTGCTCGGCCGCGCGGGACGCGGTACCGTGGACCACTTCGATCTCCACGGCCAGGTGGACATCCAGGTCGGCACGCTCTCGAAGGCGATCGGCGTCCTGGGCGGTTACGTGTGCGGATCGAAGACCTTGATCGAGTACCTCTACCACCGTGCGCGGCCGTTCCTCTTCAGCACCTCGCATCCGCCCGCGGTCGCGGCCGCGTGTCTTGCCGCGTTCGACGTCCTCGAGCAGGAGCCCGAACGGATCGAGCGGCTCTGGTCCAACACGAAGCGGTTCAAGGACGGCCTGAAGCGGATCGGATTCGACACGGGTCTCAGCGAGACCCCGATCACCCCGGTGATGGTGGGCGAGGCCGACCTCGCGATGCGCTTCTCCGACCGCCTCTTCGAGAAGGGCCTCTTCGCGCAGGGGATCGGCTATCCGACCGTGGCGAAGGGGAAGGCGCGGCTTCGCACGATCGTGACCGCGACCCACACCGAGGAGGAGCTGGACCGGGCGCTCTCGATTCTCGAGGACGTCGGACGCGGGCTCTCCATCATCCGCTGA
- a CDS encoding ABC transporter ATP-binding protein, which yields MGRSRAPRRSASLRLLQYLRPYRGHLVLTAALMVGFAITSGISIGMISPFVKILFTPQHQAGAEAVPGGAEGASTASPQGPRATAPGTPTIPGMDPVTSSVLSGSAPEAPHGASAAKKSPGGIVARVTEWKDDLRTWFEHFFMTGDPSRSLNRICITLLIVFLFKNIFDYLQSVLTVWVEQAVVRDMRNEVYGHLHELSLSFFHSRRSGALLSRLTNDIALVRGALAAGFSNLIKSGLLLVVCLFWIFWTSWRLALVSLFVVPPSVLLIVWLGKKLRRRSTITQERMADLNSILQETLTGIRVVKAFSMEEFEKRKFARAAQDYFRSFVKQRRLGAVAGPLSETLGVVAAVAVLWYGGHEILLQRALEPQQFFIFLFAMLQLMSPLKSLSNVNATIQEGLAAAVRIFRVLDTKPTVASKPNARIADGIHEGIEFQNVSFRYASGGEVLHDVSLRVAAGEVVALVGPSGAGKSTLVDLVARFYDPTEGRILLDGRDLRDYDVASLRRMMGVVTQESILFHDTVWNNIAYGVTDAEESAVRLAARAANAERFIQDLPEGFQTPIGDRGVLLSGGERQRIAIARAIFKSPPLLLLDEATSSLDSESELLVQEALETLFAGRTVFVIAHRLSTIQRADRILVLDHGRIVQTGTHRELVATPGLYQKLHRLQFRLADIAAQNRAG from the coding sequence TTGGGAAGATCCCGCGCTCCGCGGCGTAGCGCCTCTCTCCGGCTCCTCCAGTACCTCCGCCCCTACCGGGGCCATCTCGTCCTGACCGCGGCCCTGATGGTGGGCTTCGCGATCACGAGCGGGATCTCGATCGGGATGATCTCGCCCTTCGTGAAGATCCTCTTCACGCCCCAGCACCAGGCAGGGGCCGAGGCCGTTCCCGGAGGGGCCGAGGGCGCGTCCACGGCCTCCCCGCAGGGCCCCAGGGCGACGGCTCCGGGCACGCCCACGATCCCGGGCATGGATCCGGTGACGTCCTCGGTTCTCTCGGGTTCCGCCCCGGAAGCGCCGCACGGCGCGAGCGCCGCCAAGAAGAGCCCGGGCGGCATCGTCGCGCGCGTCACGGAGTGGAAGGACGACCTCCGGACCTGGTTCGAGCACTTCTTCATGACGGGGGATCCGAGCCGGTCCTTGAACCGGATCTGCATCACGCTCCTGATCGTGTTCCTGTTCAAGAACATCTTCGACTACCTCCAGAGCGTCCTCACGGTGTGGGTGGAGCAGGCCGTCGTGCGCGACATGCGGAACGAGGTCTACGGGCACCTCCACGAGCTCTCCCTCTCGTTCTTCCACTCGCGACGATCCGGCGCGCTCCTGTCGCGGCTCACCAACGACATCGCCCTCGTGCGAGGCGCGCTCGCGGCCGGGTTCAGCAACCTGATCAAGAGCGGGCTCCTGCTCGTGGTCTGCCTCTTCTGGATCTTCTGGACCTCGTGGCGCCTCGCGCTCGTCTCGCTCTTCGTCGTGCCCCCGTCGGTGCTCCTCATCGTGTGGCTCGGAAAGAAGCTCCGGCGGCGGAGCACGATCACGCAGGAGCGCATGGCCGACCTCAACTCGATCCTCCAGGAGACGCTGACGGGCATCCGCGTGGTGAAGGCGTTCTCGATGGAGGAATTCGAGAAGCGGAAGTTCGCGCGCGCGGCGCAGGACTACTTCCGATCCTTCGTGAAGCAGCGGCGGCTCGGCGCAGTGGCGGGGCCGCTCTCCGAGACCCTGGGGGTCGTCGCGGCGGTCGCGGTGCTCTGGTACGGAGGCCACGAGATCCTCCTCCAGCGCGCGCTCGAGCCGCAGCAGTTCTTCATCTTCCTGTTCGCGATGCTCCAGCTCATGAGCCCCCTCAAGTCGCTCAGCAACGTGAACGCGACGATCCAGGAGGGCCTCGCGGCCGCGGTCCGCATCTTCCGCGTGCTGGACACGAAGCCCACCGTGGCGAGCAAGCCCAACGCGCGGATCGCGGACGGCATTCACGAGGGGATCGAGTTCCAGAACGTCTCGTTCCGGTACGCGTCGGGTGGCGAGGTGCTTCACGACGTGTCGCTCCGGGTCGCCGCCGGGGAGGTCGTGGCGCTGGTGGGACCGAGCGGGGCGGGGAAGTCCACGCTCGTCGACCTCGTGGCGCGGTTCTACGACCCCACCGAGGGCCGGATCCTTCTCGACGGACGCGACCTCCGCGACTACGACGTGGCGTCGCTCCGCCGCATGATGGGGGTCGTGACCCAGGAGTCGATCCTCTTCCACGACACCGTGTGGAACAACATCGCCTACGGCGTGACCGATGCCGAGGAGTCCGCGGTGCGCCTCGCGGCGCGGGCGGCGAACGCGGAACGCTTCATCCAGGACCTGCCGGAGGGATTCCAGACCCCGATCGGCGACCGGGGAGTGCTCCTCTCCGGCGGCGAGCGCCAGCGCATCGCGATCGCGCGCGCGATCTTCAAGAGCCCTCCGCTCCTCCTCCTCGACGAGGCCACGTCGAGCCTCGACTCCGAGTCGGAGCTCCTCGTGCAGGAGGCCCTCGAGACGCTCTTCGCCGGGCGCACGGTCTTCGTGATCGCGCACCGCCTCTCCACGATCCAGCGCGCGGATCGCATCCTCGTCCTGGACCACGGCCGGATCGTCCAGACCGGCACGCACCGGGAGCTCGTGGCGACACCCGGGCTCTACCAGAAGCTCCACCGGCTGCAGTTCCGGCTCGCGGACATCGCGGCTCAGAACCGGGCCGGCTGA